Proteins encoded together in one Impatiens glandulifera chromosome 1, dImpGla2.1, whole genome shotgun sequence window:
- the LOC124927630 gene encoding eukaryotic translation initiation factor 3 subunit G-like — protein sequence MAMALDQYQPSKLRWGELEEDDGEDLDFLLPPKQVIGPDENGIKKVIEYRFDDDGNKVKITTTKRIRKLAKARLSKSAIERRSWPKFGDAVHEDVGARLTMVSTEEIILERPRAPGSKAEEGKGGDSLAQLGKGGAVLMVCRTCGKKGDHWTSRCPYKDLAMPTDGFVDKSTAAAGQDTTAASGTATKGAYVPPSMRAGAERPAAGSDMRRRNDENSVRVTNLSEDTREPDLHELFRTFGSVTRVYVAIDQKTGMSRGFGFVNFVNREDGERAIAKLNGYGYDNLILRVEWSAPRTT from the exons ATGGCGATGGCGTTAGATCAGTATCAACCGAGCAAACTCCGATGGGGAGAACTTGAAGAAGACGACGGAGAAGACCTTGATTTCCTCCTTCCGCCGAAACAAGTCATAGGACCTGACGAAAACGGGATAAAGAAAGTCATAGAGTACAGGTTTGACGATGACGGTAACAAGGTTAAAATCACCACCACCAAACGCATTCGCAAGCTTGCTAAGGCCCGACTTAGCAAAAGCGCAATTGAGCGCCGTTCTTGGCCTAAATTTGGAGATGCTGTTCATGAAGATGTTGGCGCTCGCCTAACCATGGTCTCAACTGAGGAAATCATCCTTGAGCGTCCCCGAGCTCCTG GTTCTAAGGCGGAAGAAGGCAAGGGTGGTGATTCCCTAGCTCAACTTGGAAAAGGAGGAGCAGTTCTGATGGTGTGCAGGACATGTGGAAAGAAAGGTGATCACTGGACATCAAGATGCCCATACAAGGATTTGGCAATGCCAACTGATGGATTCGTTGATAAATCAACTGCTGCTGCTGGTCAAGACACAACTGCTGCTTCTGGAACCGCCACCAAGGGAGCTTATGTTCCACCAAGCATGAGGGCAGGTGCTGAAAGGCCTGCAGCCGGATCTGATATGAGGAGAAGGAACGATGAGAACTCTGTCCGGGTGACTAATTTATCAGAAGACACTCGCGAGCCTGATCTTCACGAACTCTTCAGGACCTTTGGTTCTGTTACCCGTGTTTATGTTGCCATTGATCAAAAGACTGGCATGAGCAGAGGGTTTGGTTTCGTTAATTTTGTCAACAGGGAAGATGGTGAGAGGGCAATTGCTAAGCTCAATGGGTATGGTTACGACAATCTCATCCTTCGCGTGGAATGGTCTGCCCCGAGAACAACCTAA